The DNA segment TCCGGAGCCGTTCTGGATTCTCAGAAAGCTTCCGAACTCTTTACCATCCAGGGAAATATTCAAGGCTATCAGACTAGCCAAGTTTTCATTAAAGAGCTGACAACACCTTTGCAGGAAGCGGGTAGCAGCGGCGGAAATTTGGCAAATTTCCTAGGAGGAATTGGGAGCTTACTACTCCGATTGCTTTTTTAAGTCTGCTAACGTGAGTTAAAATACCTGCCCAGTATTTACGAGTCAGTTTATGACGATATCCAGTGATTTGTGGCAGGAAAATCAAGACTTAGCGCAAGCCTGCCTCAAACATCCCTTTGTCCAAGGCATTGCCAACGGTACGCTACACCAGCAGCAATTTGCTTATTACGTGGGACAAGACGCCTTTTTCTTAGAGGCCTTTGCCCGTGCATACAGTATTGCCGCTGCTAAAGCTCCCGACGTAGCGGGATTTAATACGTTTTATGCCCTAGCTGGGGGCGTTTTAGATGAACTTTCCCTTCATCAAGGCTATGCAGATGAGTGGGGAGTAAACCTGCAACCAGTAGAACCGGGAGCCGCTACACGCCGCTACACGGACTTTCTATTAGCAACAGCTTGGAGTTCGGAGGTTGGTCTCATTGCTGTGGCGATGGCACCCTGTATGCGTCTGTATGCTTTCTTAGGTCAGCAGATGGCTCAGGGTGGGATAAAAGACCATCAATACGCTAACTGGATTCGCACTTATAGCAGTAAGGAATTTGAACAACTGGCTCAGAAGTTAGAAAATTTGGCTGACCGTTATGCCTCTACCACAGCAGCTTTGAAATCAGCTTACCGCTATGCGATGTTGTGCGAACGAGACTTCTTTCAAGCTGCCTGGGAGGCTATTGATTTAAAAATTTAGATTTCAATTTATAGCAATTCTC comes from the Coleofasciculus sp. FACHB-1120 genome and includes:
- a CDS encoding TenA family protein, whose translation is MTISSDLWQENQDLAQACLKHPFVQGIANGTLHQQQFAYYVGQDAFFLEAFARAYSIAAAKAPDVAGFNTFYALAGGVLDELSLHQGYADEWGVNLQPVEPGAATRRYTDFLLATAWSSEVGLIAVAMAPCMRLYAFLGQQMAQGGIKDHQYANWIRTYSSKEFEQLAQKLENLADRYASTTAALKSAYRYAMLCERDFFQAAWEAIDLKI